The proteins below are encoded in one region of Winogradskyella helgolandensis:
- a CDS encoding vWA domain-containing protein gives MFRLDENIWFWTLLVIPVIILLFIALQIWRRSVQKKFADSALLKRLSPNQSLFKSVLKVFVLCCAFACLSLALVNPKIGTKLETIRSEGVDVVFAVDVSKSMLAEDIAPNRLDKSKQLVTQIVNSLVSDRVGIIAYAGKAFPQLPITTDHASAKMFLQNMNTDMMSSQGTAISEAIQLSKTYFDNENQANRVLIIISDGEDHDGEAISIAEEAAEQGIRILTIGVGDIKGGPIPIKRNGVVLNYKKDNQGETVITRLDESTLKEIAAEANGIYINGSNTAEVVNTIKEELDKMDKQEFESKQIADFKDQFQWFLAFGILLLFIDIFFLERKTAWLTKLNLFNETYI, from the coding sequence TTGTTTAGATTAGATGAAAACATATGGTTTTGGACGTTATTGGTAATTCCAGTAATCATTTTACTGTTTATAGCGCTTCAGATTTGGAGGCGTTCTGTACAGAAAAAATTTGCAGATTCTGCCTTGTTAAAGCGTTTGAGCCCTAATCAATCGTTATTTAAAAGTGTTTTAAAAGTTTTTGTGCTTTGCTGTGCTTTTGCTTGTTTGTCATTGGCATTAGTAAACCCCAAGATTGGAACCAAGTTAGAAACGATTCGGAGTGAAGGAGTAGATGTGGTTTTTGCAGTAGATGTGTCAAAAAGTATGTTGGCTGAAGATATTGCGCCTAATCGTTTAGATAAATCAAAACAGTTAGTGACGCAAATTGTAAACAGTTTAGTGAGTGATCGTGTTGGGATTATCGCTTATGCAGGTAAAGCATTTCCGCAATTACCAATTACAACAGACCATGCGTCGGCAAAAATGTTTTTACAAAATATGAATACTGATATGATGTCTTCTCAAGGAACAGCCATCAGTGAAGCGATTCAACTTTCAAAAACATATTTTGATAACGAAAACCAAGCCAATCGTGTTTTAATCATTATTTCAGATGGAGAAGATCATGATGGAGAAGCTATAAGTATTGCTGAAGAAGCAGCAGAGCAAGGAATAAGAATTTTAACTATAGGTGTTGGTGATATTAAAGGAGGTCCAATTCCTATTAAACGTAATGGTGTTGTTTTAAATTATAAAAAAGACAACCAAGGGGAAACGGTAATTACACGATTAGATGAATCTACTTTAAAGGAAATTGCCGCAGAAGCTAATGGAATTTACATTAATGGAAGCAATACGGCAGAGGTTGTTAATACAATAAAAGAGGAATTAGATAAAATGGACAAACAAGAATTTGAGTCGAAGCAAATTGCAGATTTTAAAGATCAATTTCAGTGGTTTTTGGCTTTCGGAATTCTATTACTCTTTATTGATATCTTCTTTTTAGAACGAAAAACAGCTTGGTTAACGAAGTTGAATTTATTTAATGAAACATATATCTAA
- a CDS encoding vWA domain-containing protein, with protein sequence MLENIQFLNKEFFWLLLLLPIAIVWYVLKHSKQTAELKMSSIKGFKGASSFWINFRHLLFVLRLIALALLIVAIARPRTVDVSTKTKTTSGIDIVMAIDVSASMLAKDLRPNRLDALKEVAADFIDGRPNDRIGLVEYAGEAYTKTPITSDKSIVKRSLRDINYNSIIEGGTAIGMGLATSVNRLKDSRAKSKVIILLTDGVNNSGFIDPKIASELAVEYGIKVYAIGLGTNGMALSPIGFNSNGTFRYGRMQVEIDEALLKEIALETGGKYFRATNNDKLAEIYDEINKLEKTEVEETKYYNYDEKYRPLVLLAGLLLLIELILKYTKFRSFV encoded by the coding sequence ATGTTAGAGAATATACAATTTTTAAATAAAGAATTTTTCTGGTTGCTGTTGCTTTTACCAATAGCTATAGTTTGGTATGTTCTTAAACATAGTAAACAAACCGCAGAGTTAAAAATGTCAAGCATTAAAGGATTCAAAGGGGCGTCTTCTTTTTGGATCAATTTTAGACATCTACTTTTTGTCTTACGCTTAATTGCTTTAGCGCTCTTAATTGTAGCCATAGCAAGACCAAGAACAGTTGATGTATCTACAAAAACCAAAACTACTAGCGGAATAGACATTGTAATGGCAATTGATGTTTCGGCAAGTATGTTAGCAAAAGATTTACGTCCTAATCGATTAGATGCTTTAAAAGAAGTGGCTGCCGATTTTATTGATGGTCGTCCTAATGACCGAATTGGTTTAGTAGAATATGCTGGTGAAGCTTATACGAAGACACCAATTACAAGTGATAAATCAATTGTGAAAAGGTCTCTAAGAGATATTAATTACAATTCCATCATTGAAGGAGGAACGGCAATTGGTATGGGTTTAGCAACGTCTGTCAACCGCTTAAAAGATAGTAGAGCTAAAAGTAAAGTTATTATTTTACTTACGGATGGTGTCAATAACTCAGGGTTTATAGATCCGAAAATTGCGAGTGAATTGGCTGTAGAGTATGGTATTAAGGTTTATGCTATTGGTTTAGGTACAAACGGAATGGCATTATCTCCAATTGGCTTTAATTCTAATGGAACCTTCAGATATGGTCGTATGCAAGTAGAAATTGATGAGGCCTTATTAAAAGAAATTGCGTTAGAAACTGGTGGAAAGTATTTTAGAGCCACAAATAATGATAAGTTAGCCGAAATTTATGACGAAATCAACAAGCTCGAAAAAACGGAAGTTGAAGAAACAAAATATTACAATTACGACGAAAAATATAGACCATTAGTACTATTGGCAGGATTGTTATTATTAATAGAATTAATATTGAAATACACAAAATTTAGAAGCTTTGTTTAG
- a CDS encoding DUF58 domain-containing protein codes for MDTKELLKKVRKIEIKTRRLSDHIFGGEYHSTFKGRGMTFSEVRQYQFGDDVRNIDWNVTARTNQPHIKVFEEERELTMMLMADVSGSELFGTKNQFKDEIVTEIAATLAFSATQNNDKIGLILFSDQIELYIPPKKGRSHVLRIIRELLEHESKSKNTNIAEGLKFLSNVMKKKAIVFVLSDFVGDDYKQNLKIASGRHDITGIRVYDKHEEEIPNIGMVQMEDVETGEMMLVNTASKKVRQNYSKFYNEKVSYFKDSFAKSGAGVIDCRVDESYVKKLLGYFKHR; via the coding sequence ATGGATACTAAAGAACTTCTAAAAAAAGTACGAAAAATTGAGATTAAGACACGTCGTTTGTCTGATCATATATTTGGAGGAGAATATCACTCAACCTTTAAAGGTCGTGGTATGACGTTTTCTGAAGTACGCCAATACCAATTTGGTGATGATGTTAGAAATATAGATTGGAATGTTACGGCAAGAACCAACCAGCCGCACATTAAAGTTTTTGAAGAAGAACGTGAGCTTACCATGATGCTTATGGCAGATGTTTCGGGAAGTGAGTTGTTTGGAACAAAAAATCAGTTTAAAGATGAAATAGTTACTGAAATCGCAGCAACATTAGCGTTTTCAGCAACTCAAAACAATGATAAAATTGGGCTAATTTTATTCTCGGATCAAATAGAACTTTACATTCCGCCTAAAAAAGGACGTTCTCATGTGTTAAGAATAATTCGCGAATTGTTAGAGCACGAGTCTAAAAGTAAAAACACCAACATAGCAGAAGGGCTTAAGTTTTTATCTAACGTTATGAAGAAAAAGGCAATTGTTTTTGTCTTGTCCGATTTTGTTGGAGATGATTACAAGCAGAATCTTAAAATTGCATCTGGCAGGCACGATATTACCGGAATTAGAGTATACGATAAGCACGAAGAAGAAATTCCAAATATAGGAATGGTGCAAATGGAAGATGTAGAAACAGGTGAAATGATGCTTGTAAATACGGCTTCTAAAAAAGTAAGACAGAATTACAGTAAATTTTATAACGAAAAAGTGAGTTACTTTAAAGACAGTTTTGCGAAATCTGGCGCTGGAGTTATTGATTGCCGTGTTGATGAGAGCTATGTGAAAAAACTCTTAGGCTATTTTAAACACAGATGA
- a CDS encoding AAA family ATPase, which translates to MEETSTVDIKSINEKIERESAFVDLLTFEMNKVIVGQKHMVERLLIGLLGQGHILLEGVPGLAKTLAINTLSKAIDASFSRIQFTPDLLPADVVGTLIFNMKENDFTIKKGPIFANFVLADEINRAPAKVQSALLEAMQEKQVTIGDETFILDKPFLVMATMNPVEQEGTYPLPEAQVDRFMLKTVIDYPTIDDEQQIVRANLRGTYEKVNPVVSIAQILSAQNAVREVYMDEKIEKYILDIIFATRYPEKYKLGDLKPLISFGASPRGSINLATAAKCYAFIKRRGYVIPEDVRAIVHDVLRHRIGITYEAEAENITSEDIINKIVNEIEVP; encoded by the coding sequence ATGGAAGAAACGAGTACAGTTGATATTAAATCAATTAACGAAAAGATAGAAAGAGAAAGTGCATTTGTAGATTTACTAACCTTTGAAATGAACAAGGTTATAGTTGGGCAAAAGCATATGGTAGAGCGATTACTCATCGGTTTATTAGGTCAAGGTCATATTTTATTAGAAGGTGTACCTGGTTTGGCAAAAACATTAGCTATTAACACGCTTTCAAAAGCAATTGATGCTAGTTTTAGTAGAATTCAGTTTACACCAGATTTATTACCTGCTGATGTGGTTGGTACATTGATTTTTAATATGAAGGAGAATGACTTCACTATTAAAAAAGGACCAATCTTCGCCAATTTTGTTTTAGCAGATGAGATAAACAGAGCACCAGCAAAAGTGCAATCTGCTTTACTTGAAGCAATGCAAGAAAAACAAGTCACTATTGGTGATGAAACGTTTATTCTAGACAAGCCATTCTTAGTAATGGCAACGATGAACCCAGTTGAGCAAGAAGGAACTTATCCTTTGCCAGAAGCACAAGTGGATCGTTTTATGTTGAAAACAGTTATAGATTATCCAACCATAGATGACGAACAGCAAATTGTAAGAGCCAACTTAAGAGGGACTTATGAAAAAGTAAATCCTGTGGTGTCTATTGCTCAGATTCTAAGCGCACAAAATGCCGTTAGAGAGGTTTATATGGATGAGAAAATTGAAAAATATATCCTAGATATTATTTTTGCAACACGTTATCCTGAAAAATATAAACTAGGAGATTTAAAACCTTTAATTTCTTTTGGAGCCTCACCTCGTGGAAGTATAAACTTAGCAACCGCTGCTAAATGTTATGCGTTTATTAAACGAAGAGGTTATGTGATTCCAGAAGATGTACGTGCTATTGTTCATGACGTTTTACGCCACAGAATTGGAATAACTTATGAAGCTGAGGCAGAAAACATCACTTCGGAGGATATTATCAATAAGATTGTAAACGAAATCGAAGTACCATAA
- a CDS encoding DUF4382 domain-containing protein, with product MKHLQTIKFLVFTFIILVSVTSCSKDDTDSNAQLAAVSVSLKSTTQDLNQVYLDIADVQVRVKQEKSTTDAWVSLNAINTGTHNVSALNDDAQLLLVDYSEIESAYIYEIRIVLDDNNFININQTLFSLDVADKGNSTPSNIVNSEFEANHLYDIVIDLDLDESISFNTSDNMMVLNAKISTEIRDIQY from the coding sequence ATGAAACATTTACAAACTATCAAATTTTTAGTATTTACATTTATCATTTTAGTAAGCGTTACTAGTTGCTCTAAAGATGATACGGATAGCAATGCACAATTAGCAGCAGTTTCTGTTAGTTTAAAAAGTACAACACAAGACCTTAATCAGGTTTACTTAGATATAGCAGATGTGCAAGTACGAGTAAAGCAAGAAAAAAGTACTACAGATGCTTGGGTTAGCTTAAATGCAATTAACACAGGTACTCATAATGTTAGTGCGCTTAATGATGATGCACAATTATTACTTGTAGATTATTCTGAAATTGAATCAGCATACATTTATGAAATTAGAATCGTCTTAGATGACAATAACTTCATTAATATCAATCAAACATTATTCAGTTTGGATGTTGCAGATAAAGGTAATTCGACACCTTCAAACATAGTAAATTCAGAATTTGAAGCAAATCATTTATATGATATAGTAATAGATCTAGACCTTGATGAATCTATAAGTTTTAATACCTCTGATAATATGATGGTATTAAACGCAAAAATATCTACAGAAATAAGAGACATTCAATATTAA
- a CDS encoding aldo/keto reductase, with the protein MKYSRLIAGTMTWGSWGKQLSKKEIEALMNFCITNHITTFDHADIYGAYTTEADFGQAFKGSSIKREDIQLISKCGIQEQCGNRNNKVKHYNYSKDYIIWSVEDSLKHLETEYLDLLLLHRPSPLMVAEDIAEAITILKKDGKIRDFGVSNFTPSQMDMIGLRMDIDVNQIEFSLTEHSAMHNGTLDYMMTNGIKPMAWSPLGSVFKNDNEQTRRIHKQLGALLDKYNATEDQLLLAWIMKHPSHIHPVVGTTTKERLKLAVEAADIKLELEDWFLILEATQGCTVP; encoded by the coding sequence GTGAAATATTCTCGATTAATTGCAGGTACAATGACCTGGGGAAGCTGGGGTAAACAGCTCTCAAAAAAAGAGATAGAAGCTTTAATGAACTTCTGTATTACCAACCACATTACCACTTTCGATCATGCAGATATTTATGGCGCCTACACTACAGAAGCCGATTTTGGCCAAGCATTTAAAGGCTCTAGCATTAAGCGTGAAGACATTCAGTTAATTTCAAAATGTGGTATTCAAGAGCAATGTGGTAATCGAAATAACAAGGTTAAACATTATAATTACAGTAAAGATTATATTATTTGGTCTGTTGAAGACTCTCTAAAGCATCTAGAAACCGAATATTTAGATTTATTGTTACTACACAGACCAAGTCCATTAATGGTTGCTGAAGACATTGCTGAAGCGATAACCATTTTAAAGAAAGATGGAAAGATTAGAGATTTTGGTGTCTCTAATTTTACACCATCGCAAATGGACATGATTGGTTTACGCATGGATATTGACGTAAATCAAATAGAATTCTCATTAACTGAACATTCTGCTATGCACAATGGCACCTTAGATTACATGATGACTAATGGCATAAAACCAATGGCCTGGTCTCCTCTAGGGTCAGTATTTAAAAACGACAATGAACAAACCAGACGTATCCATAAGCAACTAGGTGCGTTACTGGATAAATACAATGCAACGGAAGATCAGTTGCTATTGGCTTGGATTATGAAACATCCATCACATATTCATCCTGTAGTTGGAACGACGACTAAAGAACGCTTGAAACTCGCCGTTGAGGCAGCGGATATTAAATTGGAATTGGAAGATTGGTTTTTAATATTAGAGGCCACACAAGGGTGTACGGTACCTTAA
- a CDS encoding SDR family NAD(P)-dependent oxidoreductase: protein MKKIALITGATSGIGRATAHEFAKHGINLVLCGRRQERLDSVQKALSKEVDVHTLNFDVRDRTQTLEAIASLPKEFQQIDILINNAGNAHGLDPIQAGNLDDWDAMMDINVKGLLYVSKAIIPGMTERNSGHIINIGSSAGKEVYPNGNVYCGSKHAVLAITEGMRIDLNPFGIKVGAINPGLVETEFSEVRFKGDAAADNVYKGYKALQAEDIAEVIYFAISRPAHVNIADVLMFCTAQANSTTVKKSL from the coding sequence ATGAAAAAAATAGCATTAATCACAGGAGCAACAAGCGGTATTGGTAGAGCAACGGCTCACGAATTTGCAAAACATGGTATCAATTTAGTTTTATGTGGTCGCAGACAAGAACGCTTAGATAGTGTGCAAAAAGCCTTATCTAAAGAAGTAGATGTGCACACGTTGAATTTTGACGTTCGTGATAGAACTCAAACTTTAGAAGCGATTGCATCATTGCCAAAAGAGTTTCAGCAGATTGATATTTTAATCAACAACGCAGGAAATGCACATGGTTTAGATCCCATCCAAGCTGGAAATTTAGACGATTGGGATGCTATGATGGACATTAATGTAAAAGGATTGCTCTATGTGAGTAAAGCGATTATTCCTGGTATGACAGAACGCAACTCTGGACATATAATTAATATAGGATCTTCGGCCGGAAAAGAAGTGTACCCAAATGGAAATGTATATTGCGGCAGTAAACATGCTGTTTTAGCAATAACGGAAGGCATGCGAATTGATTTGAATCCTTTCGGAATTAAAGTTGGCGCCATTAATCCTGGTTTGGTAGAAACGGAATTTTCTGAAGTTAGATTTAAAGGCGATGCAGCAGCCGATAATGTCTATAAAGGCTATAAAGCTTTACAGGCAGAAGATATTGCGGAAGTCATTTATTTTGCGATCTCTAGACCTGCTCATGTGAATATTGCAGATGTGTTGATGTTTTGTACAGCTCAGGCCAATTCAACAACAGTAAAGAAATCTTTATAG
- a CDS encoding four helix bundle protein: MAHYRSFEDLEVYKNATTFCDAIWDIIINTPLQKDYKLREQINGSSGSIMDNIAEGFGRGGNKEFIMFLSFSRGSCAETKSQLLRVKNRNHITVELYTELNSKAENLIEQLSKFINYLKKSNRKGPKFD; this comes from the coding sequence ATGGCACATTATCGTTCATTTGAAGATTTAGAAGTTTACAAAAATGCTACAACATTTTGTGATGCTATTTGGGATATCATTATAAATACACCTTTACAAAAAGATTATAAATTGAGAGAACAAATAAATGGTTCTTCTGGTTCAATTATGGATAATATCGCTGAAGGATTCGGCAGAGGCGGAAATAAAGAATTTATTATGTTTTTGAGTTTTTCACGCGGCTCTTGTGCAGAAACCAAATCACAATTATTGCGTGTAAAAAACAGAAATCATATTACTGTCGAATTATATACTGAGCTTAATTCGAAAGCCGAAAACCTTATTGAGCAACTTTCAAAATTTATAAATTATTTAAAAAAATCTAATCGAAAAGGGCCAAAGTTCGATTAA
- a CDS encoding ATP-binding protein — MINKRLLIKHLLAHNDENSFYDKKRKINISQKEGKAKFLKHVCALSNSNPKNNSFIVIGVEDEDNTIIGVDFFDDSKIQNLINAYLNNPPIVQYENIPFPHLSDDKVVGLVTIRPIDDITSLKKNIWKYYGGSVFFRDGSISMPKVFDIEIKDVNSKIVAAIENHAQNSIELTLDGVFDFMNKRQDFSPQYKVFKEYFVLCWSGAKKHVKNELFFSRVDIELINEQVRLFYSALDEVSISYTEDTFKIIEYVRLGLHQSYKYYQLEETIIHFENNGNYSIEVNLIFEPPQFDKKVLHHIYNANNAVLEKLEKKRGLSKNEIDDLKNLAASYLICYLNGFEDALIKLDIIKPYIKDYNLELYYSYKETMRILRKVRYS, encoded by the coding sequence TTGATTAACAAAAGACTACTCATAAAGCACCTACTTGCTCACAACGATGAGAACAGTTTTTATGACAAAAAGCGAAAAATCAATATTAGTCAGAAAGAAGGAAAAGCTAAGTTCCTAAAGCATGTGTGTGCGCTTTCTAACAGCAACCCTAAAAACAACTCATTTATTGTTATTGGTGTAGAGGATGAAGATAATACGATAATTGGTGTCGATTTTTTTGATGACAGCAAAATTCAGAATCTTATTAATGCTTATCTCAACAATCCACCAATTGTACAATACGAAAATATTCCGTTTCCGCATTTATCAGATGATAAAGTAGTTGGCTTAGTCACCATTAGACCCATTGACGACATTACATCACTTAAAAAAAATATTTGGAAATATTATGGTGGCTCCGTCTTTTTTAGAGATGGTAGCATAAGCATGCCCAAGGTTTTTGATATTGAAATTAAAGATGTGAATTCTAAAATTGTGGCAGCCATAGAAAACCACGCACAAAATAGCATTGAATTAACGCTCGATGGTGTTTTCGATTTTATGAATAAGCGTCAGGATTTTAGCCCACAGTATAAAGTCTTTAAGGAATACTTTGTACTCTGTTGGTCTGGTGCCAAAAAACATGTAAAAAATGAGCTCTTCTTTTCTAGGGTAGATATCGAATTAATTAATGAACAAGTTCGTTTGTTTTATTCGGCCTTAGATGAAGTTTCCATTTCTTATACTGAAGATACTTTTAAAATAATCGAATATGTTAGGCTTGGTTTGCATCAATCTTATAAATATTACCAACTTGAAGAAACCATTATTCACTTTGAAAATAATGGGAACTACTCTATTGAAGTCAACCTTATTTTTGAACCACCACAGTTTGATAAAAAAGTGTTGCATCATATTTATAATGCTAATAATGCAGTTTTAGAAAAACTCGAAAAAAAGCGAGGCTTATCAAAAAATGAAATTGATGATTTAAAAAATTTAGCAGCTAGTTATTTAATATGTTATCTCAACGGATTTGAAGATGCCTTAATAAAATTAGACATCATTAAACCATATATAAAGGACTACAATTTAGAGCTCTACTATTCTTACAAAGAAACCATGCGTATTTTAAGAAAAGTAAGATATAGTTAG
- a CDS encoding DUF1501 domain-containing protein gives MDRRKFLKNSALASSLFFVPNFVKAFESVAKEQLGYKRLVIVQLAGGNDGLNTIIPHNNDLYYKARPKLAITKGILKLTDDLGFHPSLGPLRSLYDNGELSIINNVGYPNPVRSHFRSMDIWQTASGSEEYLQSGWLGRYLDLHGKKPYNAMEMDEQLSLAMKGEHFNGIATNDYKVLYNSAKDPYFKSVINHYNDAHLSEHNLGYLYQTMIEAKSSAQYIFENTNINSSQETYPQNGFAKQLKNVSQFINSGLDTKVFYTSLSGFDTHANQNNKQTRLLSQYAESISAFVKDLKRNNTFENTLILTFSEFGRRVKQNAANGTDHGSANNVFVIGKDLKKAGFYNDLASLSDLDANGDLKFNIDFRSVYSTILSRWMDVSAEGIIPSEQKLLDFI, from the coding sequence ATGGATAGACGAAAATTTCTTAAGAATTCAGCCTTAGCAAGCAGCTTGTTTTTTGTGCCTAATTTTGTAAAAGCATTTGAGTCTGTAGCCAAAGAACAATTAGGTTATAAACGTTTGGTAATTGTGCAATTGGCTGGTGGAAATGATGGGTTAAATACCATAATTCCACATAACAATGATTTGTATTACAAAGCAAGGCCAAAATTAGCAATCACTAAAGGTATTCTAAAATTAACTGACGATTTAGGATTTCATCCTAGCTTGGGTCCATTGCGCTCTTTGTATGATAATGGTGAACTATCTATTATCAATAATGTTGGTTATCCAAACCCTGTGCGATCACACTTCAGATCTATGGATATTTGGCAAACCGCAAGTGGCTCAGAAGAATATTTACAAAGTGGTTGGTTAGGACGCTATTTAGATCTGCATGGAAAAAAGCCATACAATGCCATGGAAATGGATGAACAACTCAGTTTAGCTATGAAAGGAGAGCACTTTAATGGGATTGCAACTAACGATTATAAAGTGCTTTACAATTCAGCCAAAGACCCTTATTTTAAGAGTGTAATCAACCATTATAACGATGCGCATTTAAGTGAACATAATTTAGGGTATTTGTACCAAACGATGATTGAAGCAAAGTCTTCTGCCCAGTATATTTTTGAAAATACGAATATAAATTCGTCACAGGAAACCTATCCTCAAAATGGGTTTGCTAAGCAACTTAAAAATGTATCTCAATTTATTAATTCTGGATTAGACACAAAAGTATTTTATACCTCTTTAAGTGGATTTGATACACATGCCAATCAAAATAATAAACAAACGCGTTTGTTATCACAGTATGCAGAAAGTATTTCGGCCTTTGTTAAGGATTTGAAACGAAACAACACTTTTGAAAATACGTTAATCTTAACCTTTTCCGAATTTGGAAGACGCGTTAAACAAAATGCCGCTAATGGAACGGATCATGGTTCGGCTAATAATGTGTTTGTCATTGGTAAAGACCTAAAGAAAGCAGGGTTTTATAATGACTTAGCGAGTTTAAGCGATTTGGATGCCAATGGTGATTTAAAATTTAATATAGATTTTAGATCAGTTTATTCTACAATTCTCTCACGCTGGATGGATGTTTCTGCCGAAGGGATTATTCCTAGTGAGCAAAAATTACTGGATTTCATTTAA
- a CDS encoding DUF1800 domain-containing protein: MTQQQLQHLYWRAGFGIHPKSNVTLSKHRASVVEALFESSKAFTPLNMDLSYLDGIKPIDLKNFPELAREINQKGVKKILEFNVAWVKRLVNPSELLRERMTLFWANHFVCRERNPLYAEQYNNTLRYFALGDFRDFVKAISKEAAMLRYLNGKQNKKARPNENFARELMELFTLGEGQYSEKDIKECARAFTGYNHDFGGNFVHKENHHDNNSKLFFNHIGNYDGDDIIDIILENKQCAAYISDKIYRYFVNPKPNKKHINAMTEVFFKDYNIENLMRFVFLSDWFYDEVNMGSKIKSPIEYLVGLTNTVPVTFEKEKDLFKIQKILGQTLLDPPNVAGWKGDKAWIDANTIMIRLKLPSVILNNAVIASGKYDEFKKKFMTKHKGRLPFKTTPDWTTFLENFEAVPTEELQDYIIQGAINKGTADYLQTLSKVSKREYCVQLMSLPEYQMC; encoded by the coding sequence ATGACACAGCAACAACTTCAGCATTTGTATTGGCGCGCAGGCTTTGGAATACACCCAAAGTCTAATGTGACCCTATCTAAACATAGGGCATCGGTAGTTGAAGCACTTTTTGAGTCTTCGAAGGCTTTTACTCCACTAAATATGGATCTGTCATATTTAGATGGTATTAAACCAATTGATCTTAAAAACTTCCCGGAATTAGCGAGAGAAATTAATCAAAAAGGAGTAAAGAAAATTTTGGAGTTCAATGTCGCTTGGGTGAAACGATTAGTTAATCCTAGTGAGTTACTTAGAGAACGCATGACGTTGTTTTGGGCGAATCATTTTGTATGCAGAGAGAGAAATCCATTATATGCTGAGCAATACAATAATACGCTTAGGTACTTTGCGCTAGGTGATTTTAGAGATTTTGTAAAAGCTATTTCTAAAGAAGCCGCAATGCTTAGATATCTCAATGGAAAGCAAAATAAAAAAGCTAGACCTAATGAGAATTTTGCACGGGAATTAATGGAGTTGTTTACATTAGGAGAAGGACAGTATTCTGAAAAAGACATAAAAGAATGTGCGAGGGCCTTTACAGGCTATAATCATGATTTTGGAGGGAATTTTGTACATAAAGAAAATCATCATGATAATAACTCTAAGCTATTTTTTAATCATATAGGAAATTATGATGGAGATGATATTATCGATATTATTCTCGAAAACAAACAATGTGCCGCCTATATTTCAGATAAAATCTACCGTTATTTTGTAAATCCAAAACCGAATAAAAAACATATCAACGCGATGACTGAGGTGTTTTTTAAAGATTATAATATCGAAAACTTAATGCGTTTTGTGTTTCTGTCAGATTGGTTTTATGATGAGGTAAATATGGGTTCAAAAATAAAATCGCCAATAGAATATTTAGTAGGCCTTACTAATACAGTTCCTGTTACATTTGAAAAAGAAAAAGATCTTTTTAAAATTCAAAAAATCCTCGGTCAAACCTTATTAGATCCTCCAAATGTCGCTGGTTGGAAAGGTGATAAAGCTTGGATTGATGCCAATACTATTATGATACGTTTAAAATTGCCTTCCGTAATTTTGAATAACGCTGTAATTGCTTCAGGTAAGTATGATGAATTTAAAAAGAAATTCATGACAAAGCACAAGGGTAGATTACCTTTTAAAACCACACCAGATTGGACTACTTTTTTAGAGAATTTTGAAGCGGTTCCTACTGAAGAGCTTCAAGATTATATCATTCAAGGAGCAATTAATAAAGGAACGGCAGATTATTTGCAAACGCTGAGTAAAGTGTCTAAACGAGAGTATTGCGTTCAGTTAATGTCCTTACCAGAATATCAAATGTGTTAG